The DNA window ATGAAGAGGCCGCGCGTCGGACAGCATGCCCCGACCTCCTGAAGCAGCGGCGTCAGGTGGGTGTCCATGGCCAGGAAGTGCAGCGGCGAGCCGCCCATCATCAGCGGGATCGCCACGACGCCTGTCAGCGAGCCAGCGGCGATCCGGTCGAAGAACGACTTGAGCAGGCCGGTATACGTCGCCTTGTAGGTCGGCGTGGCGACGACCAGCACGTCGGAGCCTTTGGCGACCGCGACGGCCCTGTCAACGGCATCGCTTGGGAAGGCAAATAGCTCGCCGGCCAGCTCGGCCAGCTCGACGGCCTGACGCAGCGTAGAGCGGCCGGCCGCCTGGGCCAGCGCGTCGATGCTGTCAGCCACGGCGTCGGCTGCCAGCCGCGTCCGCGATCCGACCCGCGGATTCCCGACGATCGTCGTGATCCTGAGGGGCGCGCTGTGATGCTGGGCTGTCATCCCGTCCGTCCTCCTGGGCTCTGCGTGCGACTGTCAGGCACGATCAGACATATGCTAGGGGCAATAACCATCCGGGAGTCAGACGCGCCGCTGCGTCGAGTCCACGAGTGTAGGAGCATCGGCGTACCGCCTACAATGCTGGCATGTCCGGAAACCGCGTCGTGTACGACACTGATGTTGGCCGCATGGACCGCTGCGCCCGCTGCAATCGGCGGACCGAGGCCTGCATCTGCCAACCCGTCCGCCAGGGGCCGCGCGGCGACGGCATCGTGCGGGTCTCGCGGGAGCGCGGGGGCCGCAAGGGCAAGACGGTGACCGTGGTGACCGGCCTGCCCGGCGACGCAGCCGCCCTCGCGCAGATCGCCACGACGCTCAAGAAACTGTGCGGCTCTGGTGGGACCGTCGCCGGAGACAACGTCGAGATCCAGGGCGACCACCGCGAGAAGGTGGCGGCCAGGTTGACCGAGCTGGGGCACAAGGTCAAGCTGGCCGGCGGCTGACGCCAGCCGCCCACGCCGGCCGCGCTCCCTACGCGATCTCGTTCTGCCAGACGGCCGCTGGCTCCTGGCGCTTTCGCAGCAGCCGAAACGAGCCGTCCGTCTCCAGCATCACCTCGGGCGCCTGCGGGTACGAGTTGTAGTTGATGGTGGACATCGCGGCGCAGTAGGCCCCGGCCCCGCCCACGACGACCAGATCCCCGATCCGCGGCAGCGGCACGGTGCGCGGCGCGAGCGCCTCCGGATCGCCAGGGGCCGGCGTCAGGATGTCGCCGGACTCGCAGCAGGGGCCGGAGAAGATGACCGGGGCGACGTCTGTGCGGTCCGTCATCACGGTGATCGGGTGCTGCGCGCCGTAGAGGGCCGGTCGGGTGACCTCGGTCATGCCGGTGTCGAGCTTGGCGAAGGTGTAGCCGTCCTGGCCGGTGTTGACCACGTCGATCACGCTGGCGACGACGGCCCCGGCCCGCGCCACCAGGAACGTGCCCGGCTCGACCTCCAGGCTCAGCTTGCGGCCCTCCCGCTCCTGGAACTCGATCAGTTCCCGCTCGACGTGGTAGCCGATGTCCTGCAGGTCCGTGCTGACCTCGCCAGGCATCCGCCCGACCTTGAAGCCGCCGCCGAGGTTGACCGTCTTGACGTCCGTGAGCTGGGCCGCCAGGTCGAGCGTCATCCGGGTGACCCGCTTCCAGACCTCCGGGTCGGAGCCGGAGCCGATGTGGCTGTGGACCCGGTCGATGGTCAGGTTGTGCTGCTGGGCGATCCGCTTGATATCGTCCAGGTACTCGTGCCAGATGCCGAAGCTGGAGGCTGGCCCGCCGGTGTTGGTGCGGTTGGTGCCGCCGCTGCCGAGGCCGGGGTTGACCCGCACCGACAGGCCGCGGCCGGGCGCGACCTTCCCGAACTGCTCCAACTGGTAGAGCGAGCAGGCGTTGTAGAGAACGCCCTTCTCCACGAACTCGGCGAGGCGGCGTGAGGGGGCCTGCGAGGTGAGCTGGATCTGGCCCGGTGCGAAGCCGGCCCGCATCGCCCGCTCAACCTCGTAGTCGCTGGAGGCGTCGATGTTCAGGCCAAGCTCGCGGAACAGCTTGAGGATGCCGATGCTCGGATTCGCCTTCATGGCGTAGCGGAGCGTGAAGCCGAACGGGGCCGGGAAGCTCCGGGCGGCCTTCGCCGTCGCCTCCAGGGTGCGGCGGTCATACACGTAGCAGGGGGTTCCGAACTGCTCGCGCACGGCGGCGGCCTGCGCCGTGGTCAAAAAGGTCTCAGGGCTGCTCACGCGTCCATCTCCCTCGCGGCTGCTGACTCGCGGCGCGGGGGGTTGAGGCCAGCGGCGGCCACCCCACTCCCACCCCCGACGAGCGCATCGGCATGTGCGGGGAATGATACCCAGGTTCGATACCGGCCCCACGCCACCCGGTGTGCCCCCGCCGCCCCCGACCTTATGGCCGGCGCATCCTCACCGCGTGTCCGGGCGTTGCGCCCGTGTGCTGGCCGCCGTCGAGCACCAGCGTGCCGTTGACGGCCACGTACGAGAAGCCGCTGGCAAGCTGGCGTGGCTGCTCGAAGGTCGCGTGCTCGGTGACGGTCCGCTCGTCGAAGACCACGATGTCGGCCCACATCCCCTCGCGGATCTCCCCGCGATCCGGGATGCTCAGCCGCCGCGCCGCGAACGACGAGAACTTGCGGATCGCCTCCTCAAGTCGGAGCACCCGCTGCTCTCGGACGTACCGTTGCAGCACGCGGGCGTAGGTGCCGTAGGTGCGCGGGTGGACACGGCTCCCCAGGTGAATCCCGTCGCTGCCCATCATCTGGTAGGGGTGCGCCAGCAGCACGCCCAGGTCCGCATCTTCGTGGGTGGCCGCGCTGACGTGCGAGGCCGCCAGATCCTCCGCCAGCAGCAGGTCGCAGACGAAGTCCACGGCATCCTTGCCAGACTCGCGGATCAGCGTGCCGAGCTTCTGGCCCTCCATCCAGCGGTTCGCGTCCGTCCGCACCGAGCCGACCGTCAGATCGTCCCAGGGGGGCATCCTGGCGGCCCAGAGCGCCCGCACCCGCTCGCGGACCTCGCGGGACTGCAGCCGCTCGATCTCGGCATCCGGGCCGCCCTCGTGGACCCAGTCTGGCAGGTTCGAGTGCAGCATGCTGCTGCCGGCGCTGTACTGGTAGCTGTCGAACGTCACATCCAGGCCGGAGGCCCGGGCGCCCTCCAGCAGGCTGATGACGCCCTGGAGGTTCGGCGGGCTCCCGAGGCGCGCGCTCTTGAGGTGCGAGATGTGGAGCGGCAGGCCGGCCCGCTGGCAGATCTCGATGCTCTCGCGGATCGGGTCCAGGAGGCCGTCGCCCTGGCCGCGCATGTGGGTGACGTAGATGCCGCCGTAGCGGGCCGCGACCTCGCACATCGCGACCATCTCGGCGGTGTCGGACCAGAGGATCGGCGGGTAGGTCAGGCCCGTCGCCAGGCCGAACGCGCCGTCCTCCATGCCCTCCCGCACGAGGCCGCGCATCCGGTCCAGCTCGGCGGCCGTCGCGGTGCGCCGCTCCCAGCCCATCGCGCCGATGCGGACGGCGTTGTGCGGAACCAGGTAGCCGACGTTGACCGAGGTCTGCCGGTCGAACTTGCTCAGGAACGAGTCGACCGTCGTCCAATCCCAGCCGGCCCGAGGATCGTCGCCGTCGAGGCCGGCGAGGTGGCGGCGAATCTGCGAGAGGATCTCGGGCGTGACCGGCGCGTACGACAGGCCGTCCTGCCCCAGCAGCTCGAACGTCACGCCCTGGTAGACCTTCGCCTCGTGGCGGGGATCTACCAGCAGGCTGATGTCCGAGTGCGAGTGCATGTCGTAGAAGCCGGGCGCCACGATCTGGCCGCCAACGTCGATCGTGCGCGCAGCGTCGCCGGTGAGCGCCCGCCCCACGGCGACGATCCGGCCACTGGCCACGGCAACGTCGGCCCGCAGCCACGGGTTGCCGGCGCCGTCCAGCACCCGGCCATTGGTGAACAGGAGGTCATACGCCATGCTCGCCTCCTTGCGACGCGGACACCCGCGGTTCCAGTGTGGCGACGGATTCCGGCCGGCGCGTCTCCAGGGATCGGTGAATCGCCTCCAGGGCCGCCACTACACCGTACACCCGCCGCGCTGATGTGAGCGGCTCGCGCCCTGAACGGACGCAGTCAGTGAAATGCTCCAGCGCGTGGCGGAACGATCCGTAGATGCGCCCTTCGTGCTCGTACACCGTCGAGAGCTTCGGGTAGCGTACGCGCTGCTCCTCGAACATCTCAGTGGCCTCGGGGCCTCGGTTCAGGTATACCGCGCTCTTGCTGCCGAAGACGTGCATGTAGTTGTCGGTGAACGACGGGTAGGTGTCCGGCAAGATCCAGGACGCTTCGAAGGTTGCCACGCAGCCGCCCTTGAAGCGGACCGACGACTGGACGATGTCCGGCGTGTCGATGCCGCGTCCGCGCAGCACCCGGCTCGCCCCCTGCGCGTACACGTCCTCAATCTCGTCGTCGGCGAACCAGCGCACCAGATCGAGATCGTGGGCGGTCAGGAAGTATGCGGGCGTCGTCCTCGACGACCACGCCAGCATGGTCGTCGGAACGTACAGCGTGTCGGCTTTGAACGAGTGTGCACTCACGATCTCGCCAAGCTCGCCAGCTTCGATGGAGCGCTTGAGCGAGGCGTAAAACGGGATCCAGCGCATGCTGTGGTTGACCATCAGCAGCCGGTTGGCTCGCTCTGCCGCCGCGATCATGGCGCGGGCATCGTCGGTGGACATCGCCAGTGGCTTCTCGACCAGGACATGCAAACCGGCTGCCAACGCGGCGAGCACCGGCTCGCGATGCACAAAGTCCGGGGTGGCGATGCTGACGGCGGTGGGCGAGCCATCCGGGCCAGCGTGCGCCATCAGCTCGTCGATACTGGCGCACGCAAATGGTGCGCCCCACTTCGCAGCCACAGCGGCCGCGCGATCCTGGCGGGTGTCCACAACACCGACGAGGTCCACGTCAGGTTGCTGCGCCCAAAAGCGTGTGTGACGCTCGCCAAGCAACCCGACGCCGACGACGGCGACGCGTAGCTTGTCAGACGGTCCGGTGGTTACAGGGGTTGGCGCGCTCATACCATTCGATCCTCTTCGAGAATGATGGCTGGTGGGGGTATGGTGCTGGCCGCCCTCTGTCGGTCCCGCCCGTCGGGCGAGCGATGCGTCGCGGCAGCCCGGCGTGGCGGCGGTGCTGTCGACCCACGCACGATCAGCTCGGTGCGCATCTCCACCGAGGCATGCGTGAGCCCGGGGTCGTTCACGCTCTCGATAAGGAGCCGGGCGGCGAATCGGCCCATCCGGTCCCAGGGCGTGTGGATCGTTGTCAGCGGCGGCGAGATGTACCGCCCGATGTCCACGTCGCCAAATCCAATGATGGAAAGGTCGTCCGGGACGCGCAGCCCGCGCTGCTGCGCTTCGGCCACGGCGGCAATCGCGAGGTAGTCGTTGATCGCGAGGATGGCGGTCGGCGGATCGTCGGTGTCCAGCAGCTCGGAGAGGGCCGCCGCACCCTGTGCCTCGCTGAGATTGGTGCGCGCCACCGACAGCGCCGATGGCGGCAGGCCAGCCTCACGCAGGGCGTCCTGGTATCCGAGCAGCCGCTCTTCCGCCGAGTAGACGTGTGATGGCCCGCCGATGACGCCGATGCGCAGGTGGCCGAGGCCGAGCACATGGCGCGCAGCCTCCTGGGCGGCCCCGCGATTGTCCACCCGCACGCTGTGGATGCGTGGCCCGCCCGACGGCCGATTCAGCAGCACGACTGGCAGGCCCGTCTCGCGGAGCATCTCCAGCTCGTCCGGTGTGCAGACCCGCGCAACAATGGCGCCCTGTACCTGATGGTTGCGCAGCACCCGGTCACCAACCACCTGATGTTGCGGGTCGCCGGTGAACGCGCCGACGAAGAGGCCATACCCCTGGCTCTCGATCTCCTCGCGGATCGCCGCAAGCTGAGTCAGGAAGTAGCCCCGGTTCAGGCCGAGGTCGAGCATCGACGTGGGATTGAGAAACCCGAGCATCGGGCTGCTGGTCGAGACGAACGGCGCGAAGAGGGCGTTCGGATCGTACCGAAGCTCGGCCAGCGCGCGCCGAACGCGCTCGCGCGTGGCGGCCTTCACCTGTGGATGGTCGTTCAGGACGCGGCTCACGGTCGCAACGGACACGCCGGCCCGTTTGGCGATGTCGGCGAGGGACTGGCGGGTCCGTGTCACAGGCGCAGCCTCGGATCGAGCACGTCGCGCAGACCGTCGCCGAAGAAGTTCACGCCGAGCACGGTGAGGGTGATCGCGAGGCCCGGCCAGCCGGCAACCCACCATTGAGCGGTGAGAATCTGCGCGCGGCCGTCAGCCACCATACTGCCCCAGGTCGGCACACCGACCGGCACACCGACCCCCAGGAAACTGAGGCTGGCTTCAAGCAGGATCATCTGCGCCACGCGTTGACTGGCAATGACGATGATCGGCGCCCAGGCGTTCTGCATGACGTGCCACATGATGATGCGGGCGTCGCCTGCGCCGACGACCCGTGCAGCCTCAACGAAGAGGGATGTGCGCAGTTGTAGCGCGGAGGCCCGAACGGTCCGCGCAAAGATCACCCAGTTCGTGATGGCCAGTACCAGGATAATGTTGGTCAGGCTCGGTCCGAGCACAGCCGCCAGCGCGATGGCCAGCAGCACCGTAGGAATCGCCAGCTGGACGTCGGCAAGGCGCATGATCAGGGCGTCGAGGCGCGGATAATAGCCCGCCAGCAGCCCGGCGACGATCCCGACGATCCCCGAGAGCACAATCGAGCCAACGGCAACGGCCAGCGAGATGCGCGCCCCGAACAGCGTTCGCGCCAGGACATCCCGCCCGAGGCTGTCCGTGCCCATCAGGTGGAAGACACCGTTGCGGTCGGTGGCGAGCGGCGGAAGCAGCTTGTTGGCCGGGGACATCGCTTCGGGATCGCTCGCCATGGCCAGCGAGATGAGTGAGGTCAGCCCGAGCGCCGCGATCAGGACCGCCAGCCCCCAGACCGCACGCCGGCTGCGCCAGAACCGGGCCCCGAAACCGGTGGATGAGCGGCGGCGGTCTGTTCGGGCATCGACCACGACGCTGCTGGATCCCGTTGTTCCGCCCGTCATGCGTACCGAATCCGTGGGTCGATCCAGGCGTACAGCAAGTCAACCACCAGATTGATGATGACGAAGAAGCCTGACACCAGCAGCACCACCGCCTGCACGAGCGAGTAGTCTCGCGCACCGATCGCCGTCACCGCTGCCGTCCCGACGCCCGGCCATGAGAACACCGTCTCCACCACAATCGCGCCGCCGAGCAGGGTGCCGAACTGTAAGCCGATGATGGTCACCAGGGGGATCGCCATGTTGCGGAATGCGTGTTGGTAGAGCACGGACCGCTCGGACAGGCCCTTGGCCCGGGCAGTCCGCACGTAGTCCTCGCCAAGCACCTCGAGCATGCCGCTTCTGACCATCCGGGTGAGCA is part of the Chloroflexota bacterium genome and encodes:
- a CDS encoding D-aminoacylase, encoding MAYDLLFTNGRVLDGAGNPWLRADVAVASGRIVAVGRALTGDAARTIDVGGQIVAPGFYDMHSHSDISLLVDPRHEAKVYQGVTFELLGQDGLSYAPVTPEILSQIRRHLAGLDGDDPRAGWDWTTVDSFLSKFDRQTSVNVGYLVPHNAVRIGAMGWERRTATAAELDRMRGLVREGMEDGAFGLATGLTYPPILWSDTAEMVAMCEVAARYGGIYVTHMRGQGDGLLDPIRESIEICQRAGLPLHISHLKSARLGSPPNLQGVISLLEGARASGLDVTFDSYQYSAGSSMLHSNLPDWVHEGGPDAEIERLQSREVRERVRALWAARMPPWDDLTVGSVRTDANRWMEGQKLGTLIRESGKDAVDFVCDLLLAEDLAASHVSAATHEDADLGVLLAHPYQMMGSDGIHLGSRVHPRTYGTYARVLQRYVREQRVLRLEEAIRKFSSFAARRLSIPDRGEIREGMWADIVVFDERTVTEHATFEQPRQLASGFSYVAVNGTLVLDGGQHTGATPGHAVRMRRP
- a CDS encoding LacI family DNA-binding transcriptional regulator → MTRTRQSLADIAKRAGVSVATVSRVLNDHPQVKAATRERVRRALAELRYDPNALFAPFVSTSSPMLGFLNPTSMLDLGLNRGYFLTQLAAIREEIESQGYGLFVGAFTGDPQHQVVGDRVLRNHQVQGAIVARVCTPDELEMLRETGLPVVLLNRPSGGPRIHSVRVDNRGAAQEAARHVLGLGHLRIGVIGGPSHVYSAEERLLGYQDALREAGLPPSALSVARTNLSEAQGAAALSELLDTDDPPTAILAINDYLAIAAVAEAQQRGLRVPDDLSIIGFGDVDIGRYISPPLTTIHTPWDRMGRFAARLLIESVNDPGLTHASVEMRTELIVRGSTAPPPRRAAATHRSPDGRDRQRAASTIPPPAIILEEDRMV
- a CDS encoding ABC transporter permease, encoding MVDARTDRRRSSTGFGARFWRSRRAVWGLAVLIAALGLTSLISLAMASDPEAMSPANKLLPPLATDRNGVFHLMGTDSLGRDVLARTLFGARISLAVAVGSIVLSGIVGIVAGLLAGYYPRLDALIMRLADVQLAIPTVLLAIALAAVLGPSLTNIILVLAITNWVIFARTVRASALQLRTSLFVEAARVVGAGDARIIMWHVMQNAWAPIIVIASQRVAQMILLEASLSFLGVGVPVGVPTWGSMVADGRAQILTAQWWVAGWPGLAITLTVLGVNFFGDGLRDVLDPRLRL
- a CDS encoding diaminopimelate decarboxylase; this translates as MSSPETFLTTAQAAAVREQFGTPCYVYDRRTLEATAKAARSFPAPFGFTLRYAMKANPSIGILKLFRELGLNIDASSDYEVERAMRAGFAPGQIQLTSQAPSRRLAEFVEKGVLYNACSLYQLEQFGKVAPGRGLSVRVNPGLGSGGTNRTNTGGPASSFGIWHEYLDDIKRIAQQHNLTIDRVHSHIGSGSDPEVWKRVTRMTLDLAAQLTDVKTVNLGGGFKVGRMPGEVSTDLQDIGYHVERELIEFQEREGRKLSLEVEPGTFLVARAGAVVASVIDVVNTGQDGYTFAKLDTGMTEVTRPALYGAQHPITVMTDRTDVAPVIFSGPCCESGDILTPAPGDPEALAPRTVPLPRIGDLVVVGGAGAYCAAMSTINYNSYPQAPEVMLETDGSFRLLRKRQEPAAVWQNEIA
- a CDS encoding stress response translation initiation inhibitor YciH — translated: MSGNRVVYDTDVGRMDRCARCNRRTEACICQPVRQGPRGDGIVRVSRERGGRKGKTVTVVTGLPGDAAALAQIATTLKKLCGSGGTVAGDNVEIQGDHREKVAARLTELGHKVKLAGG
- a CDS encoding Gfo/Idh/MocA family oxidoreductase translates to MSAPTPVTTGPSDKLRVAVVGVGLLGERHTRFWAQQPDVDLVGVVDTRQDRAAAVAAKWGAPFACASIDELMAHAGPDGSPTAVSIATPDFVHREPVLAALAAGLHVLVEKPLAMSTDDARAMIAAAERANRLLMVNHSMRWIPFYASLKRSIEAGELGEIVSAHSFKADTLYVPTTMLAWSSRTTPAYFLTAHDLDLVRWFADDEIEDVYAQGASRVLRGRGIDTPDIVQSSVRFKGGCVATFEASWILPDTYPSFTDNYMHVFGSKSAVYLNRGPEATEMFEEQRVRYPKLSTVYEHEGRIYGSFRHALEHFTDCVRSGREPLTSARRVYGVVAALEAIHRSLETRRPESVATLEPRVSASQGGEHGV
- a CDS encoding NAD(P)H-dependent oxidoreductase, with the translated sequence MTAQHHSAPLRITTIVGNPRVGSRTRLAADAVADSIDALAQAAGRSTLRQAVELAELAGELFAFPSDAVDRAVAVAKGSDVLVVATPTYKATYTGLLKSFFDRIAAGSLTGVVAIPLMMGGSPLHFLAMDTHLTPLLQEVGACCPTRGLFIVETDLDDLADVVSRWLAPNASVLKRLLQ